The following are encoded in a window of Flavobacterium cupriresistens genomic DNA:
- the bshC gene encoding bacillithiol biosynthesis cysteine-adding enzyme BshC encodes MPTDCISYQNSGYFSTLIHDYLEQKPDLKPLYNNFPTLENFEKQIVEKQQNFNNQNRIPLVAVLEEQYSTIPTSDLTKQNIALLAEQNTFTVTTGHQLNLFSGPLYFLYKIISAINLTKELQSKYPTYNFVPIYWMATEDHDFEEINYFNFKGKKFRWNKESTGPVGRLSTEGLAEFFEIYALELGSSTNATTLKKLFEDAYLKHNTLADATRFLANALFADQGLVIIDADSADLKRPFIPYIQEELTKQTSFKAVQETIEKLKAYTVQVNPREINLFYIEDHLRERIVFENDKYIVNNTKISFTKEEILKLTESNPEKFSPNVIMRPLYQEIILPNLCYIGGGGEIAYWLELKSFFETVNVTFPIILVRNSVLLTTEKQSKKADQLGLSWKDLFTKPADLVNAVTYKISEFPIDLTPQKEILEKQFQYLFELAQKTDQSFTGAVKAQEVKQKKGLENLEKRLLKAQKRKLSDQLERIENLQYQLFPNKSLQERQANFSEFYLEKGAELIPLLTQKLRPLETDFSIITI; translated from the coding sequence ATGCCAACCGACTGTATCAGCTACCAAAACTCAGGATATTTCTCTACATTGATACATGATTATTTAGAACAAAAACCGGATCTGAAGCCGCTTTACAATAATTTCCCCACGCTGGAAAACTTTGAAAAACAAATCGTTGAAAAACAACAGAATTTCAACAATCAAAATAGAATTCCTTTGGTTGCTGTTTTAGAAGAACAATATTCGACTATTCCGACTTCTGATCTGACCAAACAAAACATTGCTCTTTTAGCAGAGCAAAATACGTTTACCGTTACAACCGGGCATCAATTAAATCTTTTTAGCGGGCCTTTGTACTTTTTGTATAAAATTATTTCGGCCATAAATCTCACCAAAGAATTACAATCGAAGTACCCAACCTATAACTTCGTCCCAATCTACTGGATGGCGACCGAAGATCATGATTTTGAAGAGATCAATTATTTTAATTTTAAAGGAAAAAAATTCAGATGGAATAAGGAAAGTACGGGTCCGGTAGGAAGACTTTCAACAGAAGGTCTCGCTGAATTTTTCGAAATCTATGCTCTAGAATTAGGTTCCAGTACAAACGCCACTACGCTAAAAAAACTCTTTGAAGACGCTTATTTAAAACACAATACGCTTGCTGATGCTACACGTTTTTTAGCCAATGCGCTGTTTGCTGATCAAGGTCTGGTGATTATAGATGCTGATAGTGCCGATTTGAAACGTCCCTTTATTCCTTATATTCAAGAAGAATTAACAAAGCAAACTTCTTTTAAAGCCGTTCAGGAAACTATAGAAAAACTGAAAGCGTATACTGTTCAGGTAAATCCGCGTGAAATCAATTTATTCTATATTGAAGATCATTTGCGCGAACGCATTGTTTTTGAAAACGATAAATACATCGTTAACAATACTAAAATCTCCTTTACGAAAGAAGAAATTCTAAAATTAACAGAAAGTAATCCGGAGAAATTCAGCCCCAATGTAATTATGCGTCCCTTGTATCAGGAAATTATTTTACCCAACTTATGCTACATAGGCGGAGGTGGAGAAATTGCGTATTGGTTAGAATTAAAATCTTTCTTTGAGACAGTAAACGTAACATTTCCAATAATTTTAGTTCGAAATTCTGTATTATTAACTACCGAAAAACAATCCAAAAAAGCGGATCAATTAGGTTTAAGCTGGAAAGATTTATTTACCAAACCAGCCGATTTAGTTAACGCTGTCACCTATAAAATTTCTGAATTCCCGATAGACTTAACCCCTCAAAAAGAAATTCTGGAGAAGCAATTTCAATATTTATTTGAACTAGCTCAAAAAACAGATCAGTCTTTTACAGGAGCCGTAAAAGCTCAGGAAGTAAAACAAAAAAAGGGCTTGGAAAATTTAGAGAAACGACTGCTTAAAGCCCAAAAAAGAAAATTAAGCGACCAATTAGAGCGAATCGAAAATTTACAATATCAATTATTTCCCAACAAAAGTTTACAGGAACGTCAGGCCAATTTTTCTGAGTTTTATTTAGAAAAAGGAGCCGAATTGATTCCTTTATTAACTCAAAAATTAAGACCTTTAGAAACTGATTTTTCAATCATAACGATCTAA
- a CDS encoding acyltransferase family protein: protein MVKERLISLDVFRGLTILLMTIVNNPGDWGNVFPPLLHAEWNGCTLTDLVFPFFIFIMGVAVPLAMPDKRYDDTTFNKILVRSLRMLCLGIFFNYFGKIQLFDLTGIPLLIGRLIITIGVGYALMGNFSSKLKNIFAFSILLIYLFLAYSGIEAYHDARLPGVLQRIAVVYFVISLLYLKTTQKTQIITGVLLLFGYWAVMTLIPVPGIGEANLEKGTNLASWLDGVLLKGHMYRGTVTWDPEGLLSTIPSIVNGIIGLLIGQLLQLKVAKKDIAQKMALAGIALIIAGQIWNLVFPINKSLWTSSYVLYTTGLATTTLAILYYVIDIASYQKGFKLFLIWGVNPMIVFFTSQIIPQALVMVEFENPHKTGEKINLLKYLYEYGIAPFFSNPMLASFAGALVYVGIWTFILWLFYKNKLIFKV, encoded by the coding sequence ATGGTAAAAGAACGCTTAATTTCGCTAGATGTCTTTCGTGGACTGACTATTTTATTAATGACAATTGTCAACAACCCCGGAGATTGGGGTAATGTTTTCCCTCCCCTTTTGCATGCTGAATGGAATGGCTGTACCCTAACTGACTTAGTTTTTCCCTTTTTTATTTTTATAATGGGAGTTGCAGTTCCGCTTGCGATGCCGGACAAAAGATACGACGACACTACTTTTAATAAAATTCTCGTACGTTCGCTACGAATGTTATGTTTAGGGATTTTCTTCAATTATTTTGGAAAAATACAACTCTTTGATCTTACCGGTATCCCTCTTCTTATTGGCAGATTGATCATTACAATTGGCGTTGGATATGCTTTAATGGGTAATTTTAGTTCTAAACTAAAAAACATCTTTGCCTTTTCTATCCTGCTTATTTATCTTTTTTTAGCCTATAGCGGAATCGAGGCTTATCACGACGCACGTCTTCCGGGAGTACTGCAACGAATTGCGGTGGTGTACTTTGTTATTTCACTATTATATTTAAAAACAACCCAAAAAACCCAAATCATAACAGGAGTTCTTCTCTTATTTGGCTATTGGGCCGTTATGACCTTGATTCCTGTTCCCGGAATTGGAGAAGCCAATCTGGAAAAAGGAACCAATCTAGCTTCTTGGCTGGACGGTGTTCTTCTTAAAGGTCATATGTATCGCGGTACTGTAACCTGGGATCCGGAAGGATTGTTAAGTACCATTCCATCAATTGTAAATGGTATTATTGGTTTATTAATTGGTCAATTACTACAACTGAAGGTTGCAAAAAAAGATATTGCACAAAAAATGGCATTGGCCGGGATAGCACTAATTATAGCAGGTCAGATTTGGAATCTTGTTTTCCCGATAAACAAATCGCTTTGGACAAGCAGTTATGTTTTATACACAACAGGACTGGCTACCACTACTTTGGCCATTTTATATTATGTAATAGATATTGCTTCCTACCAAAAAGGATTTAAATTGTTTTTAATCTGGGGTGTAAATCCGATGATCGTGTTTTTTACTTCTCAGATTATTCCACAGGCTTTGGTAATGGTGGAGTTTGAGAACCCGCATAAAACCGGAGAAAAGATCAATCTTCTCAAATATTTATATGAATACGGAATCGCGCCTTTTTTCAGTAATCCGATGCTGGCTTCTTTTGCCGGAGCTTTGGTTTATGTGGGAATCTGGACTTTTATTTTATGGCTATTCTACAAAAACAAACTCATTTTTAAGGTTTAG
- a CDS encoding nucleoside-diphosphate kinase has translation MATNRTFTMIKPDAVANGHIGNILAMITDGGFKIVSLKLTQLTVADAQAFYAVHAARPFYGELVEFMSRGPIVAAILEKDNAVEDFRTLIGATNPAEAAEGTIRKAYATSIGENAVHGSDSDENAAIEGAFHFAGREQF, from the coding sequence ATGGCAACTAATAGAACTTTTACAATGATTAAGCCGGATGCTGTTGCAAACGGACACATCGGGAACATTTTAGCAATGATTACTGACGGAGGTTTCAAAATCGTTTCATTAAAATTAACTCAATTAACTGTAGCTGATGCTCAAGCATTTTATGCTGTTCACGCTGCAAGACCTTTCTACGGAGAATTAGTTGAATTCATGTCTCGTGGACCAATTGTTGCTGCTATTTTAGAAAAAGACAATGCAGTAGAAGATTTCAGAACTTTAATTGGAGCTACAAATCCAGCTGAAGCTGCTGAAGGAACTATTCGTAAAGCATATGCTACTTCTATTGGAGAAAATGCAGTTCACGGTTCAGACAGCGATGAAAATGCTGCAATCGAAGGTGCATTCCACTTTGCTGGAAGAGAGCAATTCTAA
- a CDS encoding DUF721 domain-containing protein, producing MAKRLNNESTIGAVLKQIIQVNKLQPGMDQIDVKEAWRQLMGNGVNTYTRNVVLKNGTLYVELGSSVLRDELSHGKSKIIRMINEELGRDVVKDVILR from the coding sequence ATGGCAAAGAGACTAAATAACGAAAGTACGATTGGGGCTGTTTTAAAGCAGATCATTCAGGTAAATAAATTGCAACCCGGAATGGATCAGATTGATGTAAAGGAAGCCTGGAGACAGTTGATGGGGAATGGTGTTAACACCTATACCAGAAACGTCGTTTTAAAAAATGGTACTTTATATGTCGAGCTTGGGTCATCTGTTTTAAGAGATGAATTGAGTCACGGAAAGTCTAAAATCATCAGGATGATTAATGAGGAATTGGGTAGAGACGTGGTTAAAGACGTTATTTTACGTTAG
- a CDS encoding lipocalin family protein, protein MKNTFMILVLSLLFVGCKQDIKPADIAKLNGYWEITKVVFDKGEIKDFKMNETFDFFKIEKNNKGVRTKVAPQLDGTFLSTDTFENVSVRFTDDKVYLDYKTDYAKWSEELLTLSDDEMVVKNAENKEYHYKKAGPINIINDGKETK, encoded by the coding sequence ATGAAAAACACTTTTATGATTTTGGTTTTGTCTCTTTTGTTTGTTGGATGCAAACAGGATATTAAACCGGCAGATATTGCGAAGTTAAATGGTTATTGGGAAATTACTAAAGTGGTTTTTGATAAAGGTGAAATAAAGGATTTTAAAATGAATGAAACTTTTGATTTCTTTAAAATTGAAAAGAACAACAAAGGAGTACGAACAAAAGTAGCACCGCAACTCGATGGTACTTTTTTGTCTACAGATACATTTGAAAATGTTTCCGTTCGTTTTACCGACGATAAAGTTTATTTGGATTATAAAACAGATTATGCAAAGTGGAGCGAGGAATTACTAACGTTGTCTGATGATGAAATGGTGGTGAAAAATGCTGAGAATAAAGAATATCATTATAAAAAAGCAGGACCAATAAATATCATAAACGATGGCAAAGAGACTAAATAA
- a CDS encoding serine hydrolase domain-containing protein, whose product MTKAIFKLLIFLSFISCSKESSDTASTPAQNMYFPPLTGTIWETQSVSDLKWNQNAVQPLLDYLELKNSKSFILLVNGRIVLEYYFNDHTATTNWYWASAGKTLTATITGIAQQEGLININNKVSQYIGTGWTSETVAQEDAITCKHLLTMTSGLDDSTDNVDPASLIYKADAGKRWAYHNVYVKLQDVVAQASGQTWQNYFNSKLRDKIGMNGNWVQLGANSVYTSTTRSMARFGLLMLNKGKWNNDVILNENYFTEATNTSQAINLGYGYLWWLNGKANYHLPQSQLTFPGSIIPTAPNDMFMALGKNDQKIYVVPSKNMVVIRMGDAADNVNLALSDFDKTLWEKINALYL is encoded by the coding sequence ATGACCAAAGCCATTTTTAAACTCCTGATATTCTTAAGCTTTATCAGTTGTAGTAAAGAGTCCTCCGATACAGCATCTACACCTGCACAAAATATGTATTTTCCTCCATTAACAGGAACTATCTGGGAAACACAATCGGTCTCAGACCTCAAATGGAATCAAAATGCAGTACAGCCTCTTTTAGATTATTTAGAATTAAAGAACTCCAAATCTTTTATTCTTTTAGTAAATGGGCGAATTGTTTTAGAGTACTACTTCAATGACCACACTGCCACCACCAACTGGTATTGGGCAAGCGCAGGAAAGACATTAACAGCAACCATTACGGGAATCGCACAACAAGAGGGGCTGATCAATATTAACAATAAAGTTTCTCAATACATCGGCACGGGTTGGACAAGCGAAACAGTCGCGCAGGAAGACGCGATTACCTGCAAACATTTACTAACTATGACATCGGGACTTGACGACAGTACTGACAATGTAGATCCTGCCAGTTTAATCTACAAAGCCGACGCAGGAAAACGATGGGCGTATCATAATGTATATGTAAAATTGCAGGACGTTGTGGCGCAGGCAAGTGGTCAAACCTGGCAAAATTATTTCAACAGTAAATTAAGAGATAAAATCGGTATGAATGGCAACTGGGTTCAACTTGGCGCTAATAGTGTTTACACAAGTACCACAAGAAGCATGGCACGCTTTGGACTTTTAATGCTCAACAAAGGCAAATGGAACAACGATGTGATTCTAAATGAAAATTACTTCACAGAGGCCACAAACACTTCACAAGCGATCAATTTAGGATACGGTTACTTATGGTGGTTAAACGGCAAAGCAAATTACCATTTACCACAATCACAGCTTACCTTTCCGGGAAGTATAATTCCAACGGCTCCAAATGATATGTTTATGGCCTTAGGTAAAAACGACCAAAAAATATATGTCGTACCAAGCAAAAATATGGTTGTAATCAGAATGGGGGACGCGGCAGACAATGTCAACTTAGCCTTATCTGATTTTGACAAAACTTTATGGGAGAAAATTAATGCTTTGTATCTCTAA
- the ftsY gene encoding signal recognition particle-docking protein FtsY, translating to MSFFKKLFSSEKKETLDKGLEKSKSTFFSKLSKAVAGKSKVDDAVLDDLEEILVASDVGVNTTLKIISRIEKRVADDKYLGTEELNQILREEIGGLLSETNRGEATEFEIPKDKKPYVLMVVGVNGVGKTTTIGKLAYQFKKAGYKVVLGAADTFRAAAIDQLQVWADRVDVPIVRQNMGSDPASVAFDTLQSAVAQNADVVIIDTAGRLHNKVNLMNELTKVKRVMQKVVEDAPHDVLLVLDGSTGQNAFEQAKQFTAATEVTSLAVTKLDGTAKGGVVIGISDQFQIPVKYIGVGEGIEDLQVFNKYEFVDSFFK from the coding sequence ATGAGTTTTTTTAAAAAATTATTCTCTAGTGAAAAGAAAGAGACTTTAGACAAAGGTCTTGAAAAATCAAAAAGTACTTTTTTTTCAAAGTTAAGCAAAGCCGTTGCCGGAAAATCTAAAGTTGATGATGCTGTTTTAGATGATCTGGAGGAAATTCTGGTAGCTTCTGATGTTGGTGTAAATACAACGTTGAAAATAATTTCAAGAATTGAAAAACGAGTTGCTGATGATAAATATTTAGGAACCGAAGAGTTGAATCAAATTCTTCGCGAAGAAATAGGTGGTTTGTTGTCTGAAACCAATAGAGGTGAAGCTACTGAGTTTGAAATTCCAAAGGATAAAAAACCGTACGTTTTGATGGTGGTTGGTGTTAATGGAGTTGGTAAAACAACGACTATTGGTAAATTGGCTTATCAGTTTAAAAAAGCCGGTTACAAAGTTGTTCTAGGAGCTGCAGATACATTTAGAGCCGCTGCTATTGATCAATTGCAGGTATGGGCAGATCGAGTAGATGTGCCAATCGTGAGACAAAACATGGGAAGTGATCCTGCTTCTGTTGCTTTTGATACTTTGCAGTCTGCCGTAGCTCAAAATGCGGATGTTGTTATTATTGATACAGCGGGACGTCTTCATAATAAAGTCAATTTAATGAACGAGCTTACCAAAGTAAAACGTGTCATGCAGAAAGTAGTAGAAGACGCTCCTCATGATGTACTTTTGGTTTTAGATGGTTCAACTGGTCAAAATGCTTTTGAGCAGGCAAAACAGTTTACTGCCGCTACAGAAGTGACTTCACTTGCCGTAACCAAATTAGACGGAACTGCTAAAGGTGGTGTTGTGATTGGTATTTCAGATCAATTTCAGATTCCTGTAAAATACATTGGTGTTGGTGAAGGTATTGAAGATCTTCAGGTCTTTAATAAATATGAATTTGTAGATAGTTTTTTTAAATAA
- a CDS encoding DUF4295 domain-containing protein, producing MAKKTVASLQTASKRLSKAIKMIKSPKTGAYTFVESIMAPEEVDNFLKKK from the coding sequence ATGGCAAAGAAAACCGTAGCATCGTTACAGACAGCTTCTAAGAGATTATCAAAAGCAATTAAAATGATAAAATCTCCTAAAACTGGTGCATATACATTCGTAGAATCTATTATGGCTCCTGAAGAAGTTGATAATTTCTTGAAAAAGAAATAA
- the rpmG gene encoding 50S ribosomal protein L33, with amino-acid sequence MAKKGNRIQVILECTEHKTSGVSGTSRYITTKNKKNTPDRLEIKKFNPILKRVTVHKEIK; translated from the coding sequence ATGGCAAAGAAAGGTAATAGAATCCAGGTAATTTTAGAATGCACGGAACACAAGACTTCTGGTGTTTCAGGTACTTCTAGATATATAACAACTAAGAACAAGAAAAATACTCCGGATAGACTTGAGATTAAGAAATTTAATCCAATCTTGAAACGTGTAACTGTTCATAAAGAAATTAAATAA
- the rpmB gene encoding 50S ribosomal protein L28, whose protein sequence is MSRVCDLTGKRAMVGNNVSHAMNKTKRKFSVNLVKKRFYLPEEDRWITLRVAASTIKTINKNGITAVLKKAQSEGFIK, encoded by the coding sequence ATGTCAAGAGTTTGTGACCTTACAGGTAAAAGAGCGATGGTAGGAAATAACGTTTCTCACGCTATGAACAAAACTAAGAGAAAGTTTTCTGTAAACTTAGTTAAAAAGCGTTTTTATCTTCCAGAAGAAGATAGATGGATTACTCTTAGAGTAGCAGCATCTACGATAAAAACAATTAATAAAAATGGAATCACTGCTGTTTTGAAAAAAGCACAGTCAGAAGGATTTATCAAATAA
- a CDS encoding CinA family nicotinamide mononucleotide deamidase-related protein yields the protein MKATIITIGDEILIGQIIDTNSGFIAKSLDRIGVEVTEMISISDDKKHILDTFAQLQNKVDVVIVTGGLGPTKDDVTKKTFCEYFDDELVVNPEVLAHVTELIEGFYKRPISQLNKDQALVPSTCTVLPNKVGTAPGMWMKKENTVFISLPGVPYEMKYLVENEIVPKIVREYKRPYIIHKTILTYGQGESLVAERIEDWENNLPDFIKLAYLPNPGRVRLRLSARGTDKEVLEAALEDNIKALDAIIHDIIVGYEENETIESVVGKLLKKENKTIATAESFTGGKIASILSAVPGASKYFMGSVVSYHTDVKVNVLGVSRELVEEFSVVSKEVASAMALGVKELLKTDYAIATTGNAGPSKGDSDAEIGTVFIALATPDDIIVEEFNFGQPREKVIDRASIKSLEILQKEILKIVQ from the coding sequence ATGAAGGCTACGATTATAACCATTGGGGATGAAATATTAATTGGTCAAATCATTGATACCAATTCGGGGTTTATTGCTAAATCATTAGACAGAATTGGGGTAGAAGTCACAGAAATGATTTCGATAAGTGATGATAAAAAGCATATTTTGGACACCTTTGCACAACTGCAAAACAAAGTCGATGTTGTAATCGTAACAGGTGGTTTGGGGCCAACAAAAGATGATGTAACCAAAAAAACATTTTGCGAATATTTTGATGATGAGCTAGTTGTGAATCCCGAAGTATTGGCTCATGTAACGGAATTGATTGAAGGTTTTTACAAGCGTCCTATTTCGCAATTGAATAAAGATCAGGCTTTGGTGCCTTCAACCTGTACCGTTTTGCCTAATAAAGTGGGTACGGCACCAGGAATGTGGATGAAGAAAGAAAATACGGTATTTATTTCGCTTCCGGGAGTTCCGTATGAGATGAAGTATTTAGTCGAGAATGAAATAGTTCCCAAGATTGTTCGCGAATATAAACGTCCCTATATTATTCATAAGACAATTTTAACCTATGGTCAGGGAGAGAGTTTAGTCGCGGAACGTATTGAAGATTGGGAAAATAATTTACCTGATTTTATTAAACTGGCCTATTTGCCAAATCCCGGGAGAGTGCGTTTGCGTCTTTCGGCACGAGGTACGGATAAAGAGGTTCTTGAAGCGGCATTAGAAGATAATATAAAGGCTTTAGACGCTATAATTCATGATATTATAGTTGGCTATGAAGAAAATGAAACAATAGAGTCTGTAGTCGGTAAATTGCTTAAAAAAGAAAATAAAACCATTGCTACAGCAGAAAGTTTTACCGGAGGGAAAATAGCGTCGATTTTGTCAGCTGTTCCCGGAGCTTCAAAGTATTTTATGGGGAGTGTTGTTTCGTATCATACTGATGTGAAGGTTAATGTTCTTGGTGTCTCACGGGAATTAGTAGAGGAATTTTCGGTAGTAAGTAAAGAGGTGGCATCTGCTATGGCTTTGGGTGTAAAAGAGCTGCTTAAAACAGATTATGCAATTGCGACAACTGGTAACGCCGGACCGTCAAAAGGAGACTCGGATGCTGAAATTGGCACCGTTTTTATCGCTTTGGCTACTCCGGACGATATAATTGTCGAAGAGTTTAACTTTGGGCAACCCCGTGAAAAAGTGATAGATAGGGCGAGTATTAAGAGTTTAGAAATATTACAGAAAGAAATTTTAAAAATTGTGCAATAA
- a CDS encoding Hpt domain-containing protein, which translates to MALKYNLSKVYALSDNDPEFVNEILKLFVTEVPEDLKQIKEGIKKKDHKYAYSYAHKIKPTLDLMGLNMAFEEILQVEAWTKAEGKKKEIIETFKSIREQVKDAVKEIKKDFDL; encoded by the coding sequence ATGGCTTTAAAGTATAACCTTTCGAAAGTTTATGCGCTTTCAGACAATGATCCTGAATTCGTAAACGAAATTCTAAAACTATTTGTTACGGAAGTCCCTGAAGATTTGAAACAAATTAAAGAAGGGATTAAAAAGAAAGATCATAAGTACGCTTATTCTTATGCGCATAAGATTAAACCAACATTAGATTTAATGGGGTTGAATATGGCATTTGAAGAAATTCTTCAAGTAGAAGCCTGGACAAAAGCCGAAGGCAAGAAAAAAGAAATCATCGAAACTTTCAAAAGTATCAGAGAACAGGTAAAAGATGCAGTCAAAGAAATTAAAAAAGACTTTGACCTGTAA
- a CDS encoding fumarylacetoacetate hydrolase family protein encodes MKIICIGRNYTNHIEELKNERPTEPVVFMKPDSAVLLKQHPFVIPEFSEEIHHEIEIIVKINKVGKYIEPKFAHKYYDEISVGIDFTARDLQEKLKAKGLPWEKAKAFDGSAVIGDFLPKTDFVSMENLTFELTNNSKTVQKGNTSFMLWKIDELVAYVSQYFTLKIGDIIFTGTPEGVAAVKSNDVLEGFLEDKKLFRIQVK; translated from the coding sequence ATGAAAATCATCTGTATCGGTAGAAATTATACCAATCATATTGAAGAGTTAAAAAACGAAAGACCAACAGAGCCTGTTGTTTTTATGAAACCGGATTCGGCTGTTTTGTTAAAGCAACATCCGTTTGTGATTCCGGAATTTTCCGAAGAAATTCATCACGAAATAGAGATAATCGTTAAAATTAATAAAGTTGGAAAGTATATAGAGCCAAAATTTGCTCATAAGTACTATGATGAAATTAGTGTAGGTATTGATTTTACGGCCAGAGATTTACAAGAGAAATTGAAAGCGAAAGGATTGCCTTGGGAGAAAGCAAAAGCGTTTGATGGCTCTGCTGTCATTGGTGATTTTTTGCCTAAAACTGATTTTGTTTCTATGGAAAATCTTACTTTTGAATTAACAAATAATTCTAAGACGGTTCAAAAAGGAAATACAAGCTTTATGCTTTGGAAAATTGATGAACTGGTTGCGTATGTGTCACAGTATTTTACATTAAAAATTGGCGACATTATTTTTACAGGAACGCCCGAAGGTGTTGCTGCTGTAAAATCAAACGACGTTTTAGAAGGCTTTTTGGAAGATAAAAAACTATTTAGAATACAAGTAAAATAA
- a CDS encoding 3'-5' exonuclease, producing MELKLNKPICFFDLETTGIDIGKDRIVEISIFKVFPNGNKESKTWLVNPTIPIPPQTTAVHGITDEKVANEPTFNELAQQVYTMIKDSDLGGFNSDRFDIPLLAEELLRAGVDFDMKNKVSVDVQTIFHKMEERTLSAALKFYCGKSLENAHSAEADTMATYEILKAQLDRYPELENDMKVLSEFTTRKKIADFAGMIAFDKDNEEVFTFGKHKGAKVEKVLETEPGYFSWIQNADFPLYTKKVLTAIKLRRLNTK from the coding sequence ATGGAACTCAAACTCAATAAACCAATTTGTTTTTTCGATCTTGAAACGACAGGTATTGATATCGGAAAAGACAGAATAGTAGAAATTTCAATATTCAAAGTTTTTCCAAACGGAAATAAAGAAAGTAAAACTTGGTTAGTGAATCCTACAATTCCGATTCCGCCTCAAACTACTGCTGTTCATGGAATAACAGATGAGAAGGTTGCGAATGAGCCTACTTTTAATGAGCTTGCGCAGCAGGTTTATACGATGATTAAAGACAGTGATTTGGGTGGGTTTAATTCAGATCGTTTTGATATTCCGCTTTTGGCTGAAGAGTTGCTTCGTGCCGGAGTTGATTTTGATATGAAAAATAAAGTTTCTGTAGATGTACAGACTATTTTTCACAAGATGGAAGAGCGTACTTTAAGTGCTGCATTGAAGTTTTATTGTGGAAAAAGCTTAGAAAATGCACACTCAGCGGAAGCAGATACCATGGCAACGTACGAAATTTTAAAAGCACAATTAGATCGTTATCCGGAATTGGAGAATGATATGAAAGTGTTGTCGGAATTTACAACCCGAAAAAAAATCGCTGATTTTGCCGGAATGATTGCTTTTGATAAAGACAATGAAGAAGTTTTTACTTTCGGAAAACACAAAGGTGCGAAAGTAGAGAAAGTGTTAGAAACAGAGCCCGGATATTTCAGCTGGATTCAAAATGCGGATTTCCCACTATATACCAAAAAGGTCTTAACAGCTATTAAACTAAGAAGATTAAATACGAAGTAA